Within the Pseudonocardia alni genome, the region CTTGACGCCGAAGCGGCGGCGCTCCCAGCGGGTCTCGATGGCACCCGAGGGGACCGCCTTGTCGACGACCGGCTCACCGGTCGCGTAGTCGGCGTAGGACACGTGGTGGGACGAGGCGTCAGTGCTGTCAGTCATGGGATCAGACCACTCCGAACGTGACGGCGAGGGGCACCGAGATGAAGCCGAGGGTCAGCACGGCGGCGAAGACCGTCGACACCACCTTGATGGTGCGCTCACGGCTGTTCGACGACCACCCGAGCGTCTGGATGCCCGAGAAGATGCCGTGCTGGACGTGGAAGCCCAGCGCGACCACCGCGAGGACGTAGAACAGGGTGACGTACCAGCGGGCGAGGGTGAAGTCGGCCGCGAGGTTGTCGGCCACCGCGAGGTGCACGCCGTTCGGGTTCAGCGTGCCCGCGGTGAGGTCGAGCAGGTGGTAGACCACGAACAGCGCGATGATCACGCCACCCCAGCGCATGGTGCGGGCCGCGTAGCTGCCCTTGACCTGGTAGGAGCCACCCGCGTACTTGATCGGGCGGGCCCTGCGCGCGCGCAGGGCGAGCATCGTCGCCGACCAGATGTGGGCGACCACCGCGACGACCAGCACCACGCGGACGATCCAGAGCATGCCCGAGTAGGGCAGCGCCGGTTCCAGGATGGTGCGCAGCCAGGCCGCGTAGTGATCGATCGCCTCGGGGCCGAAGAAGATCTTCAGGTTCCCGATCATGTGCAGCGTGACGTAGCCGAGCAGCACGACGCCGCTCACCGCCATCACGAACTTCAGCAGCGCACTGGGCGTGCGCGGGCGCCGGGGTGCGGCGGGCTCGGCTCCGCCGCCGGCCCGGGACTTCTCGGACATCGTGACCACGTCCTCCAGTGGACATACCAACGGGTAAGGCAGTCCAATGCATGAAACGGTCTCCGCTCATAGCCGTAAGCTATGCACGTGACACTTCAGCAGCTCATGTACTTCGTCGCCGTGGCGAACGTGCGCAGCTTCACTCGGGCGGCCGACCAGGTGGGGGTCGCCCAGCCGACCCTGAGCCGCGCGCTGCGGGCGCTGGAGGACGAACTGGGCTCCCCGCTGATCAACCGCGGGTCGGCCGTCACGCTGACCCCGGCCGGTGAGGCGGTGCTGCCACTGGCACGCAGGATGCTCGCCGATTCCGACATGGTCCGCACGACGGTGGCCGAGATGGTCGGCCTGCGCAGCGGCCGGGTACGGGTCGGGGCGACGCCGTCGCTGTGCATCGGCGTGCTGTCCGACGTGCTGCGGGTCTTCCACGCCCGGCACCCCGAGATCGCCGTCGAGCTCGCCGAGGACGGCTCGCAGCCGCTGGAGGCGGCGCTGGTGCAGGGGGAGCTGGACGTCGCGCTGGTGATCGTGCCCCCCGACGGGGTGGACCCGACCCTGCACACCGCTCCCCTGCTGCGCGAACGGCTCTCGGTCGCCTCGCCGCGGGCGCGCAGGCCGCTGACCCCGCGCGGGTCGATGACGGTGTCCGAGCTCGCCCGGCACGATCTGGTGATGGTGCGCCAGGGCTACGACCTGCGGGAGGTGACGCTGCGGGCCTACGCCGTCGCCGGGGTCACGCCGCGGATCGCCGTCGAGGGCGGTCAGATGGACGCGGTGCTGCGCATGGTCGAGGCCGGCACCGGGGTGGCGGTGGTGCCGGACCTGACGTTCATCGGGCGGCCGCGGCTGCGGCGCACGGTGCTCAACCCGGCGATCCACCGCACGGTGGCGCTGGCGCGGCGGTCCGACATCGCCCCCACCCCGGCCGTCATCGCCTTCGCGGACACGCTGCTGGAGCACATGTCCGACACCTCGGCGTCGCTGCGGGAGGGCACGACCGACGTCCAGGTGCTGCACCGGCACCGGACCGGCCGGGAGCTGCTCGGCTGAGGGCCGGGGTCAGTCGGGCACCGGGAACAGCGGGGCGTGGCCCCCGGGGCCCTCCGGCGGCGGGTGCGGGTCGAGCACCCGCAGGTGCTCGCACGTCCCGGTCACCTGCAGGACCCGGCGGACCTGGCGCGCCGCGCCGCAGTACAGCTCCAGCACCACCCCGGCCGCGGCGGCGTCGCGGTGGCAGTCCAGCAGCGCCGCGATCCCGGCCGAGCCGAGGAAGCCGACCGCGGACAGGTCCAGCACGATCCGCGGGGCCGCGGAGAACCAGGCGCCCACCTGCTCGGCCAGGAACGGCGCGGTCGCGGCGTCGACGTCGCCGACGGCGTGCAGCGCCACCGGCCCCGACGGGTGCGGCACCGCCTCCAGGGCCAGACCGCCGCCCTCCGCGGTCGCGGCGGACAGGCCGGGCACTCCTCCCGGGCCGTCCGTCGGATCGGTCATCACCGGCCGCCTCCCGCGGGGCGCCGCGCCACCGCCGGGGCCAGAGTGCCAGTACCGCACGCCGATCGCCCGATGACGGCGGCGTCGTCGCCCCGTCGACGCGCGGCACGCCGCCGGTCTTCCTACGCTCGGCGGGTGGCCCATCACGATCTCGCAATCGTCGGCACCGGATCCGGGAACATGATCGTCGACGACCGCTTCGACGGTCTCGATGTCGCCCACGTCGAGGCGACCCGGTTCGGCGGGACCTGCCTGAACGTCGGCTGCATCCCGACCAAGATGCTCGCCTACACCGCCGAGGTCGCCGAGACCGTGCGGGCGGCGTCGTCCTACGGCGTGGACGCCCGGATCGACCGGATCCGCTGGAGCGACATCCGCGACCGGGTCTTCGCCCGGCTCGACCCGATCGGCGACGAGGGCCGCGACCACCGCCGACACGACGGCACCGTCTACGACGGCGTGGCCCGCTTCACCGGGCCGCGCGCGATGACCGTGGACCTGGGCGACGGCGGCACCGCGGAGTTCACCGCGGACCGGATCGTGCTCGCCGTCGGGGGACGGCCGGTGGTCCCGCCACCGGTCGCGGACTCGGGCGTCCCGTTCCACACCTCCGACACGATCATGCGGATCGACGAGCTGCCCGAGCACCTGGCGATCATCGGAGGCGGCTACATCGCGGCCGAGTTCGCGCACGTGTTCGGCGGGCTGGGCTGCGCGGTCACGATCATCGAGAGCGCCGACACACTGCTCGGCGGGATGGACGAGACCGTCGTGGAGCGGTTCACCGACGCCGCCCGCGAGCGCTTCACCGTCCACACCGGCCGGACGGTGGAGAAGGTCACCGGCGGCGAGGGCGACGTGCGGCTGCACCTCGACGACGGCACGGAGGTCCGGGCCGACCGGCTGCTCGTCGCGGCCGGGCGCCGTCCGAACTCCGACCGGCTCGGCCTGGACCACGCCGGGGTCGACACCGACGACGCCGGCCGCGTCGTCGTCGACGCCCACGGCCGCACCACCGCCGACGGGGTGTGGGCGCTGGGCGACATCTCGACCCCGCACCCGCTCAAGCACGTCGCGAACCACGAGGCCGAGGTCGTCGGGCACAACCTCGCCCACCCCGACGACCTGCGCGAGGTCGACCACCGGTTCGTGCCGGCCGCGGTGTTCACCACCCCGCAGATCGGCTCCGTGGGGCGCACCGAGCAGCAGTGCCGCGAGGAGGACCTGGAGTTCCGGGTCGGGCTCCACGAGTACGCCGATGTCGCCTTCGGCTGGGCGCTGGAGGAGCAGCGCGGGTTCTGCAAGGTCCTCGTCGCCCCCGACGGCACGCTGCTGGGGGCGCACCTGCTCGGCCCGCAGGCGTCGACGATGGTCCAGCAGCTGGTGCAGGCGATGGCGCTGGGCGTGACCGCGCAGCGGCTCGCCGACGTCCAGTACTGGATCCACCCCGCCCTGACCGAGGTGCTGGAGAACGCGCTGCGCGACGCCGTCGAGGAGGACTAGGCGCGCCGCTCGGTCAGCT harbors:
- a CDS encoding LysR family transcriptional regulator is translated as MTLQQLMYFVAVANVRSFTRAADQVGVAQPTLSRALRALEDELGSPLINRGSAVTLTPAGEAVLPLARRMLADSDMVRTTVAEMVGLRSGRVRVGATPSLCIGVLSDVLRVFHARHPEIAVELAEDGSQPLEAALVQGELDVALVIVPPDGVDPTLHTAPLLRERLSVASPRARRPLTPRGSMTVSELARHDLVMVRQGYDLREVTLRAYAVAGVTPRIAVEGGQMDAVLRMVEAGTGVAVVPDLTFIGRPRLRRTVLNPAIHRTVALARRSDIAPTPAVIAFADTLLEHMSDTSASLREGTTDVQVLHRHRTGRELLG
- a CDS encoding mycothione reductase; translated protein: MAHHDLAIVGTGSGNMIVDDRFDGLDVAHVEATRFGGTCLNVGCIPTKMLAYTAEVAETVRAASSYGVDARIDRIRWSDIRDRVFARLDPIGDEGRDHRRHDGTVYDGVARFTGPRAMTVDLGDGGTAEFTADRIVLAVGGRPVVPPPVADSGVPFHTSDTIMRIDELPEHLAIIGGGYIAAEFAHVFGGLGCAVTIIESADTLLGGMDETVVERFTDAARERFTVHTGRTVEKVTGGEGDVRLHLDDGTEVRADRLLVAAGRRPNSDRLGLDHAGVDTDDAGRVVVDAHGRTTADGVWALGDISTPHPLKHVANHEAEVVGHNLAHPDDLREVDHRFVPAAVFTTPQIGSVGRTEQQCREEDLEFRVGLHEYADVAFGWALEEQRGFCKVLVAPDGTLLGAHLLGPQASTMVQQLVQAMALGVTAQRLADVQYWIHPALTEVLENALRDAVEED
- a CDS encoding STAS domain-containing protein — translated: MTDPTDGPGGVPGLSAATAEGGGLALEAVPHPSGPVALHAVGDVDAATAPFLAEQVGAWFSAAPRIVLDLSAVGFLGSAGIAALLDCHRDAAAAGVVLELYCGAARQVRRVLQVTGTCEHLRVLDPHPPPEGPGGHAPLFPVPD
- a CDS encoding succinate dehydrogenase cytochrome b subunit, producing MSEKSRAGGGAEPAAPRRPRTPSALLKFVMAVSGVVLLGYVTLHMIGNLKIFFGPEAIDHYAAWLRTILEPALPYSGMLWIVRVVLVVAVVAHIWSATMLALRARRARPIKYAGGSYQVKGSYAARTMRWGGVIIALFVVYHLLDLTAGTLNPNGVHLAVADNLAADFTLARWYVTLFYVLAVVALGFHVQHGIFSGIQTLGWSSNSRERTIKVVSTVFAAVLTLGFISVPLAVTFGVV